In Nitrospira sp., a single genomic region encodes these proteins:
- a CDS encoding cupin domain-containing protein has translation MLNRVFMLTGLIAVAVAAGAVAASEGGGSKSSTLLKSTASWNDIRYVAYPAGQPELTTLRMTIPANAKLDWHRHPMPNTAYILSGTLTIEEKGTGRKATYHAGQSFAESVDNVHRGTTGAEPVVAIVTYAGVSGQPLSIPVPEAGH, from the coding sequence ATGTTGAACAGGGTCTTCATGCTGACAGGTCTCATTGCTGTGGCCGTCGCAGCCGGCGCGGTGGCGGCGAGCGAGGGCGGCGGCAGCAAGAGCTCCACGTTGCTGAAGTCGACCGCTTCGTGGAACGACATCCGCTACGTGGCCTATCCTGCCGGCCAGCCGGAGCTGACGACGTTGAGGATGACAATACCAGCCAACGCCAAGCTCGATTGGCACCGGCATCCCATGCCCAACACCGCATATATCCTCTCGGGCACCCTGACGATCGAGGAGAAGGGCACCGGCCGCAAGGCGACCTATCATGCCGGTCAGTCCTTCGCCGAGTCGGTTGACAACGTCCATCGCGGCACCACTGGCGCCGAGCCGGTCGTAGCGATCGTGACCTATGCTGGCGTGTCGGGCCAACCGCTATCGATCCCCGTGCCCGAAGCTGGACACTGA
- a CDS encoding GMC oxidoreductase encodes MPNLWDDSLRGVVLLQPKNRWTVRLASRDPMAKPEIDPRYLSEIEDVDTSIAGLRIPQHVAQADILKPWAETIFSAPNASDAELAASVPGDIGTVRMGAGDGPAAGQGHRCPGGPDDEDLSARSVIFPHNQTCKEKRHDLIRRRSCR; translated from the coding sequence ATGCCGAACCTGTGGGATGACTCGCTTCGCGGCGTGGTGCTACTCCAGCCGAAGAACCGCTGGACCGTTCGGCTCGCTTCGCGCGATCCGATGGCGAAGCCGGAAATCGATCCTCGCTATCTCAGCGAGATCGAGGATGTGGACACATCGATCGCGGGACTCCGTATCCCCCAGCACGTCGCGCAGGCCGACATCTTGAAACCATGGGCTGAGACGATATTCTCCGCCCCGAACGCGAGCGACGCGGAACTCGCCGCCTCAGTCCCCGGCGACATCGGCACGGTCCGGATGGGAGCGGGGGATGGTCCGGCTGCGGGTCAAGGGCATCGCTGCCCCGGGGGTCCGGATGATGAAGATTTGAGCGCTCGATCCGTCATCTTTCCTCACAATCAAACCTGCAAGGAAAAACGCCATGACCTTATCCGTCGCCGTTCTTGTCGGTAG
- a CDS encoding NAD(P)H-dependent oxidoreductase: MAHVLIGLAPEDLKLEIVEIGDLPLYNEDLEQKTPPAAWTAFRKKVKTFDAVLFVTPEYNRSVPAALKNALDVGSRPYGRSVWSGKPGAIVSVSPGHIGGFGANHHLRQSLVFLDVPILQQPEAYIGNVADLLDESGELANENTKKLLIAFMATFGKWIASNRSKA; this comes from the coding sequence ATGGCCCACGTGCTCATCGGGCTTGCGCCGGAGGACTTGAAGCTTGAGATCGTCGAGATCGGTGATCTGCCGCTTTACAACGAGGATCTCGAACAAAAGACGCCGCCTGCCGCTTGGACCGCGTTCCGCAAGAAGGTGAAAACTTTCGATGCCGTCCTTTTCGTGACGCCGGAATACAACCGCTCGGTACCGGCAGCCCTCAAGAACGCGCTCGACGTCGGGTCCAGGCCGTATGGCAGGAGCGTGTGGAGCGGCAAGCCCGGTGCGATCGTCAGCGTCTCGCCCGGCCACATCGGCGGCTTTGGAGCCAACCATCATTTGCGCCAGTCTCTGGTCTTCCTCGACGTGCCGATCCTTCAGCAGCCGGAAGCCTACATTGGCAATGTCGCGGACCTGCTCGACGAGAGTGGAGAGCTGGCAAACGAGAACACGAAGAAGCTCCTCATCGCTTTCATGGCGACCTTCGGAAAGTGGATCGCCAGCAACCGGTCGAAAGCGTGA
- a CDS encoding aldehyde dehydrogenase family protein: MRVLVDAKVHDALVEKLVPLVRALPYGNPADPKTVVGPLVTRKAVDGVFAKIERVKAARARMLVGGPAQGRVVPPHLFVDVDPTHALARQEVFRPVLPVMRFRTDDEAMATDTEYGMAGAVFSPDVARAQRFAMGLDAAMTNINDQTRQTDIYGPFGGEKNSGFGRVNGEWIIEEFTRPHWVTQQDIRRAHLF; encoded by the coding sequence ATGCGCGTGCTCGTGGACGCCAAGGTGCATGATGCCCTGGTGGAAAAGCTGGTGCCGCTGGTGCGGGCCCTGCCGTATGGAAACCCCGCCGACCCCAAGACCGTGGTGGGGCCGTTGGTGACCCGCAAGGCTGTGGACGGCGTGTTCGCGAAGATCGAGAGAGTCAAGGCCGCCCGCGCCCGCATGCTCGTCGGGGGACCGGCGCAGGGCCGTGTGGTGCCACCGCACCTGTTCGTCGATGTGGACCCAACGCACGCGCTGGCGCGCCAAGAGGTCTTCAGGCCGGTGCTGCCGGTCATGAGGTTCCGCACCGACGACGAGGCGATGGCCACCGACACGGAATACGGCATGGCCGGCGCGGTCTTCAGCCCTGACGTCGCGCGGGCTCAGCGTTTTGCGATGGGGCTGGATGCAGCCATGACGAACATCAACGACCAGACCAGGCAGACCGACATCTATGGCCCGTTCGGCGGCGAAAAGAATTCTGGCTTTGGCCGCGTCAACGGCGAGTGGATCATCGAGGAGTTCACGCGGCCGCATTGGGTAACGCAGCAGGACATCCGGCGTGCCCATCTCTTCTGA
- a CDS encoding Spy/CpxP family protein refolding chaperone produces the protein MNTHVIRAAVGIMILVGLLGTSACFRHHHTPEERADWVTGKIAKHLDLNEQQRAKLDAVKQEMLAARAKVGKERQTLIDDAVAQIQADRLDQAKVLELLERRQELQRQVASQVVPKLEGFHASLTPEQKAKAVEHLRHLQERMGSSLVGM, from the coding sequence ATGAACACGCATGTAATCAGAGCCGCGGTCGGCATAATGATCTTGGTCGGCCTGCTTGGAACGTCGGCTTGCTTCCGTCATCATCATACCCCGGAGGAACGAGCCGACTGGGTGACGGGAAAGATCGCCAAACATTTGGATCTCAACGAACAGCAGCGGGCCAAACTGGACGCTGTGAAACAGGAGATGCTGGCGGCGCGGGCCAAAGTCGGCAAGGAACGCCAGACGCTGATTGATGACGCCGTTGCTCAGATTCAGGCGGATCGTCTGGATCAGGCCAAAGTGCTTGAGTTACTTGAGCGAAGACAAGAGTTGCAGCGCCAGGTCGCCTCGCAGGTCGTGCCAAAGTTGGAGGGGTTTCACGCGAGCCTGACGCCGGAGCAAAAAGCCAAGGCCGTCGAACATCTCCGACACTTGCAGGAGAGGATGGGTTCCTCCCTCGTTGGGATGTGA
- a CDS encoding ROK family protein, with the protein MVKAGRPVRVKGNGGRSGSPIKVLVIDVGGTNVKVLATGHAAPRRIPSGPAMTAGNMVQAVKQATADWTYDAVAIGYPGPVRDGRPVAEPKNLGGGWVKYSFRRAFGVPVKVVNDAAMQALGSYEGGRMLFLGLGTGLGSTLITDGVLVPMELAHLRYRKGRTYEDYVGLRGLKRQGKKKWRRYVLDVVSGLREAFQPDYVVLGGGNAKRVGALPKRTRLGDNRHAFVGGFRLWEEAWKDERPTCVVQAGSS; encoded by the coding sequence ATGGTCAAGGCGGGTCGGCCTGTGCGTGTGAAGGGAAACGGAGGGAGATCCGGCAGTCCGATAAAGGTGCTGGTGATCGACGTGGGAGGCACCAATGTAAAAGTCCTTGCCACCGGGCATGCGGCGCCTCGCAGGATTCCGTCCGGCCCGGCCATGACGGCGGGAAACATGGTTCAAGCGGTCAAGCAGGCGACGGCCGACTGGACCTACGATGCGGTCGCCATCGGCTATCCCGGACCGGTCCGTGACGGACGTCCGGTCGCAGAACCGAAAAATCTCGGCGGAGGCTGGGTGAAGTACAGTTTTCGCCGGGCCTTCGGCGTGCCGGTCAAAGTGGTCAATGACGCGGCGATGCAGGCCCTCGGCAGTTACGAGGGCGGGCGCATGCTGTTTCTCGGTCTCGGCACCGGTCTGGGCTCGACCTTGATCACGGACGGCGTGCTGGTACCGATGGAGCTGGCGCATCTTCGGTATCGCAAGGGCCGCACCTACGAGGACTACGTCGGCCTGCGCGGCCTCAAGCGACAGGGCAAGAAAAAATGGCGCCGGTACGTGCTCGATGTGGTGTCGGGGCTTCGGGAGGCGTTCCAGCCGGACTACGTGGTGCTCGGCGGCGGCAACGCGAAGAGAGTGGGGGCGCTGCCGAAGCGAACCCGCCTCGGCGACAATCGCCATGCGTTTGTCGGCGGCTTTCGCCTGTGGGAAGAGGCCTGGAAGGATGAGCGGCCGACGTGTGTGGTGCAAGCGGGGTCGTCGTAA
- a CDS encoding CDGSH iron-sulfur domain-containing protein has product MSDVIITPKNDGPYYVKGTFKIVTEGGREIAVEGNETWLCRCGHSASKPFCDGSHKKAGFKHNLDQKP; this is encoded by the coding sequence ATGAGCGACGTCATTATCACTCCCAAGAATGATGGACCCTATTACGTGAAGGGAACGTTCAAGATCGTGACCGAGGGTGGCCGGGAGATCGCGGTCGAGGGAAATGAAACCTGGCTGTGCCGATGCGGCCATTCCGCGAGCAAGCCCTTCTGCGACGGCTCGCATAAGAAGGCAGGCTTCAAGCACAACCTGGATCAGAAGCCGTAA